The genomic DNA AAACTTTCAAGATTTTAGTTGAACCTATGAATAGTTCAGAAACTAAATTGTCTTCGCATATAACCTTTGTATGTTTTATGCTGTGCAATTTTAAAACTTGCATTGTTCCCTCTTATGCCtagataaatttatcttttgcAATCATGTTGTTGTTTTACCTTAATGTAAAATACCTGTATACTAGTAATAAATGAAAGTGAAATCAAAGTtagaacaaatttatttttgacaatGACAATCCTGATATGACTTGAAAAAACGTTTCTCCAAAAGTGCAGGTTTAAAACATTTCTCATAAAAGGAATCCAGTTTCTTTAACATCTCTGATATGAATTTGTCATTTCTGTCAactgtgaaaaacaaaatatcaagaaaagtatacacaatgaacacacatttttgtttttctgtgcAGAATAACTGTCCTTGAATTTGGTAATAGTAATCATGATTGGTGTCCAGTGAAAACGTTGTACCATTTTGACGGATGTATGGAACTGTCTGTCTCGTAATCATACTATTTCTAGCAACATACGGACACTTAACTTCAACAACGGTGTCCTCGTCTATGATCCCATCAGGAGATGACGCCAAGTAAGGGTGTGCTAGGCTCACACATATACCGGTGGGATGTACTGTTTGTCCAGTAAtctcttcaaatttttttactgCCACTTTTTCAAATTTCTGTCCATGCAGGATTGGTGATGTACGAAGCCGTAGAGCCTTAGTGACTAGACTTTCTGCCAACTTTTCTGGGTTCGTTCTTTCTGTCATCTTGCATATTCTCCCAAAGACTGATGAATGGATGCGCTTGCACCTTTCCTCATGCCACAAATTACTTAAAGCTTGATCGGCTGTTTTCATGTTCAGAATCCTGGCTTCTTCTTCCGAAATCTTCGTAACATTCAATTGTTGGAGACATTCAAAACTTCCTTGGTACTGCAAATAATCATGGTCAATATCAAATCCTGTCATATTGGCTGGAGGAAATGTTTGATAAATTGGGGTTTTACTTATGCCCTTAAATGACAAGCATACATTTTGAAACCAAGACTTGTATCCTGGATGGTTTCGGAATTCCTCTGGCCTTGGATCGAACCCCTCTGGTAAATTACAGACTTCATCACATCCTGGCATATCTAAATTCCCGACTTTCATCGGAGAACCTTTATGTGGCTTCACTCTGTGGAATGTCTGTAATCTTTGGGTGCACGTTTGTTCTGTCTTTATACTGCCGTGCTGCTTAAAACATGCACAAGCATATAACGCTGTTGACACATGTTTACAATGTGCAAATGGTCCCATACCAGCTGCACACTCACATTGGCATTTTAATACATTTCCATCTTGACCGATTTCAATATCTATAATGTACACAATAGATTTGGACATTTCTGCTCTTATGGCACCTCTAACATACCAGAGCGAATTGTACTCAGTTGTCCTGAGGTATCTAATAAATCCGTCATTATACAAGTTTTTCGCCTTGGATTCAATGTTCTTGTTGAATTGGGACAAGTAAGTGGTTATTTCATTCAATGGGGATCCAGGAAAACTTTTATCGCTATTTAGGTCTTGATAGGAATCAGGATCAGGTAAATCCATGGTGTAATCCTGACCAGCTGGTTCTGCTCTAGAGCAATGTGCATTACGCGCATATGCCTCAAGTCTGTAAATTATAATGTTTGAAACACTAAGTAAATGCAAATTTGAGatatgacaaattttaattctaaacagCAAAGAAAATACctcttaaatatgttaaataaaatCCCCATTATCTCAGTATAACTTGAATGAAAGATAGCAAACGTCAAAACTAGTTTATCGGCGAGGAAATTCGAGTGAAACTAAAACATCGTTTTTTGTGCTGCTTGTTTGTTTTCTGACCGATCATACAAGTACACTTAATTTAAAAAGAGTATTTACATTACCACTCATCTCATCTAGGTTTTTATGAATAGAATATGCATAATATCACAGCAAACACTCAAGATCAAGAGGAGGTATGAACGTGAATATTTACCTCTCAACAAGTTCTCTTTTCCGTCCCGATTTCTTTGCTCCAAACTTATCTAATTCTAATTTGAGTTGAGGGATTGTCATCGATCCATAATTTTTCGCCATTGCCTTTGTTTtgtcttcttaatacatgtacctcgtCTAAAATCTACTATAATAATGATGCTGATATACACGATAACGTGTAGAGATGCCATATCAGCTGTTTATGTTGGACCGCGTTATCTTGTGGCGACCCCTCGCGGTGCTAAGATAAGATAACTCACTCCGGTTCCTAATTGTATGGCTATCTATTGGTCTATTTTTGCTGTATTACAATTATCTATTGATCTATTTTTGCTGTGTTACAGTTATCTATTGGTCTATTTTTGCTGTATTACAGTTATCTATTGGTCCATTTTTGCTGTATTACAGTTATCTATTGATCTATTTTTGCTGTATTACAGTTATCTATTGGTCTATTTTTGCTGTATTACAGTTGTATTGTATGGCTATCTATTGGTCTATTTTTGCTGTATTACAGTTGTATTGTATGGCTATCTATTGGTCTATTTTTGCTGTGTTACAGTTATCTATTGATCTATTTTTGCTGTATTTCAGTTATCTATTGATCTATTTTTGCTGTATTACAGTTATCTATTGGTCTATTTTTGCTGTATTACAGTTGTATTGTATGGCTATCTATTGGTCTATTTTTGCTGTATTACAGTTATCTATTGATCTATTTTTGCTGTATTACAGTTATATTGTATGGCTATCTATTGGTCTATTTTTGCTGTATTACAGTTATCTATTGATCTATTTTTGCTGTGTTACAGTTATCTATTGGTCTATTTTTGCTGTGTTACAGTTATCTATTGGTCTATTTTTGCTGTATTACAGTTATCTATTGGTCTATTTTTGCTGTATTACAGTTATCTATTGATCTATTTTTGCTGTATTACAGTTATCTATTGGTCTATTTTTGCTGTATTACAGTTGTATTGTATGGCTATCTATTGGTCTATTTTTGCTGTGTTACAGTTGTATTGTATGGCTATCTATTGATCTATTTTTGCTGTGTTACAGTTATCTATTGGTCTATTTTTGCTGTATTACAGTTATCTATTGGTCTATTTTTGCTGTATTACAGTTATCTATTGGTCTATTTTTGCTGTATTACAGTTATCTATTGATCTATTTTTGCTGTGTTACAGTATCTATTGGTCTATTTTTGCTGTGTTACAGTTATCTATTGGTCTATTTTTGCTGTATTACAGTTGTATTGTATGGCTATCTATTGGTCTATTTTTGCTGTGTTACAGTTCTCTATTGATCTATTTTTGCTGTGTTACAGTTGTATTGTATGGCTATCTATTGGTCTATTTTTGCTGTATTACAGTTGTATTGCATGGCTATCTATTGGTCTATTTTTGCTGTATTACAGTTGTATTGTATGGCTATCTATTGATCTATTTTTGCTGTATTACAGTTGTATTGTATGGCTATCTATTGGTCTATTTTTGCTGTATTACAGTTATCTATTGGTCTATTTTTGCTGTGTTACAGTTGTATTGTATGGCTATCTATTGGTCTATTTTTGCTGTATTACAGTTATCTATTGATCTATTTTTGCTGTATTACAGTTATCTATTGATCTATTTTTGCTGTATTACAGTTATCTATTGATCTATTTTTGCTGTATTACAGTTATCTATTGATCTATTTTTGCTGTATTACAGTTGTATTGTATGGCTATCTATTGGTCTATTTTTGCTGTATTACAGTTATCTATTGGT from Crassostrea angulata isolate pt1a10 unplaced genomic scaffold, ASM2561291v2 HiC_scaffold_339, whole genome shotgun sequence includes the following:
- the LOC128170143 gene encoding uncharacterized protein LOC128170143; protein product: MAKNYGSMTIPQLKLELDKFGAKKSGRKRELVERLEAYARNAHCSRAEPAGQDYTMDLPDPDSYQDLNSDKSFPGSPLNEITTYLSQFNKNIESKAKNLYNDGFIRYLRTTEYNSLWYVRGAIRAEMSKSIVYIIDIEIGQDGNVLKCQCECAAGMGPFAHCKHVSTALYACACFKQHGSIKTEQTCTQRLQTFHRVKPHKGSPMKVGNLDMPGCDEVCNLPEGFDPRPEEFRNHPGYKSWFQNVCLSFKGISKTPIYQTFPPANMTGFDIDHDYLQYQGSFECLQQLNVTKISEEEARILNMKTADQALSNLWHEERCKRIHSSVFGRICKMTERTNPEKLAESLVTKALRLRTSPILHGQKFEKVAVKKFEEITGQTVHPTGICVSLAHPYLASSPDGIIDEDTVVEVKCPYVARNSMITRQTVPYIRQNGTTFSLDTNHDYYYQIQGQLFCTEKQKCVFIVYTFLDILFFTVDRNDKFISEMLKKLDSFYEKCFKPALLEKRFFKSYQDCHCQK